The Plasmodium vivax chromosome 13, whole genome shotgun sequence nucleotide sequence cggaaaaaggagagtgTAAAGAGAAGGACAAATTCACTTGAGGGAAAAggtcatttaattttttaatcccaGGGAGAAGTCCCACTGTCGAAATATTTATACGTCTACTAGATAAGGCAAACAAATTGACATggttgaaaaaatgaatggatTCAAAAACATGTGGATTGGCTAGTGGCTCCCCCATCCCCATAAAGGAGACGTTCCTTACATGCTCATTTTTGGATTGAAAGTATAGCAGCTGGTCTGTTATTTCGTCTAATTCGAGTTGCCTTTTTATGCCTATCTGACCAGTGGCACAAAACTTACACGCAAAGGAGCAACCTATTTGACTGGATATGCACAACGATTTATGGGAGCCAAAATCTAGAGAGGTAGCTTCTAtcttttctttatctttaCACTCAAATAGGACTTTATATGCTCTATCAAATTTGTATTCCTTCAAAGGCTTTATGCTTAGCAAATTTTCactaaaaatttttttcatttctctcCTTATATTAGTAGggacatttttcatttgacTTACGCTGGTAATTTTTGCCTTATACATGTTGTCCAGGATTTGCTGCAGTCGGTATTTTTCGAACCCGTTTCGCTCGACCATTTTGAGCAGGCTCGCGTATCGTCTGGACTTCTCCATGATTGCTCAGCGGAGGTGTAGAAGTGTTTGCCCGTTCGGTTGaccgttttttcttttgcaagGCTTCACACAGGCTTCTACCCCCTCCTTGGTGTTTTCATTCCGTTTGTGCTTCTTTTCTGCTACGTTGTGTGTTAAGCTGTGTGGtgtatttttctcctcttttttttggacgGATCAGCTGGGGGGGCTCCATCGAGGAGAGGCCTGCCTGGCAAGCTAAATGTTTGCCTCGAGCAGGACCAGCTGTGGAGAATCAAATTTATTGCCTCTATCGAATGTTGGTCCTGCTGGCCACCCGGTAAGTGCACCCCCTGTGAATTTCTCTTATTTGGGTGTTCACTTCGAAGAAGCTGCTCATCCGGCGCGGAAGTTCCTATCGGCTTTGCACCTTTCTTTGTGTGAACCCTATTTTTTGCCTCAGCGAGGGATGTACACCGTTCGTAATTTAACAGGATGACTACCCTAGGGGTGGGGGGATATTGTAGGACCTTCCTCAACCCACTTTCACTTAACCAAATGACTGTAAGTGTACACGCATCTACCAgttggaagaagaaagggaaCAGCCTTCCGCCTTTTCGCCTTCCCTCCTCCCCATAAAGGAGCTTACTTCACAACACATAGAAAAGGTCTCACCTTATTTTCAGCAAAATGGTTAATCGTAAAGATGCGAATTGCCGTGGTTCCTTTGGAATGCCTCTTACGGAAAAGAGGTCCCTGGGGTGCGACATTTTCACCGAGGGGAAACGAATCACGTGGCGTTGcgttaattttgaaaaaaaaaaagagttcaACCAAGGTGTAGCGATTATTCACTTCTTAACCAgttagcaaaataaagcgagAGGGAGGTGAAGAGTGGCTGGCACCTTGACATGGCATTATCCACCCCCCGCATAATATTCAACATAACGCTGCTTTAAAAAACAACGGGGGGAATTCTCGATGAGGAAAATGTGTTCCGTAGGGTTGCCCAtgcttggaaaaaaaaaaaaaattattacgcGCCAACTGCAAATGTTGTGAATTTTACTGCTGGAACGAAAGTGCAATGGTGACTGGCTCGACTTGCAACCGTAGATGCGAATGTGAAAAATGACTTTTTTGCCAAAGTGGAAAAGTAGATCAACTGTTTGGGAAGTTATCCTTTCAGATGGGGGATATCAATATGAAGGGGAAAGGgaagccaaaaagggggaaaaggaaacgatTTCCACCCCCCATACACATATAACTGTATAACTGTGCGGGCATGCACATTTGATGGACCTTGGGACGGAAAGAAATTGCCCCAGTTGTGCCACATAAAAAACGCAGCGGGGTTTTTTTACACtcttgggtttttttttaaccccatTATTATGTTTTCTCCTTGTGGGGTGAAATGCGCGCCTTCCATCGAACAAGGCTGTTATTTTAAGGGGGGTTAACAGAAGGGTCGTTTGGTGagggaacaaaatggaaggcgCTGCTACGCGTGCAAGAACACATGCACGGGATGCTTACGCAGATGATGCTTATGTGCGTGATGCTTATGCACATGCGTCTTGGTTTTAATTGCCACCCGGCTGCTTCCTAGGTGCGTGTAACTTCCGAGGGAATCTCCCCCCCATGATAAAACAGATCATCACGGTGAGGTGCCCACCATATGACCCTCACTCGAACATCACTTGTGTGTAACGTGcaaaggaattaaaaatgcgCTGATGCGTCTTATGGGGTGGTAGGGATGCTGCTTCTCATTTCTACGAAACGTGCATGTGCATAGTGTCCCATGGGGCACGAAAATGCTACACGTGTAAAGTACGTATCAGCTGCAAAAGACAACGTCGGTATGGAACAGGCAAAGTGCTACACATGTGCTGTGTGCATACTGCTTGTAGGTGCTTAATACCGCAGGTGAAAGGTGCTAGCACGGGGAGCCTAACGAGGTGAACGCATAAATGCCCAATTGTGTTACTACGTTACTGCGTTGCCGCGTTGCAGCGTTGCAGCGCGGTGGTGCTCTGCGGATGGACAGGTAGTTCTACGGTCAAAAAAGACGGCACAAATATTTCTATGTTCCAGCAGCACGGGGGGGTGGGGGCTCCCTTAGGTTTTGCATGTGAACGTATTGTAACTACTCACGTACGTACCTGCCTGTGTACAGGCGGAGGCAATGTGACACCCCCATACCTGCGTCCTCAACGCTGTGTAACGATCCAACATGGTGTCCGTCTCAAGGGGATGTACTTGAAGTGCAAAATGATTATTTTgaggtgtaaaaaaaaaaaaaattaacctgAACAGATTATCAACAGGACATTTGCCAATTGGCCTTTCTTCATTCCATCTTAGCGGTTAagtgttgtaaaaaaatgggacaaaGTGGAacagaacagaaaaaaaagggaaaaaataagttaacaTGAAGAAGCAacagggggggcaaaaatgcgCTTACacataaatgcataaatCCGTACGTGTGCACTTGGTTACGCACGAGCGGAAATATATTCACCACGGGGGCACgcacacggggggggaaaaagaggcaACAAAATGGCGCAGCAAtgtggcgcaaaaaaaacagaataatGTGCCAAAACAAGGAACAGCACGATCAATTTCCGCTTCGTGATGGCCTTAGCAAAAACTTCCCAACTGTTGAAACGCGCAAATTGTTACATTCGCTCACGAGTGTACACAGTTCAGCGGGACATTATTTCTACGCCTGTTGATCGTTCCGgaaatgtgcatatgcgcGTGCACGCATGGGTcaaatatgtgtacatgGGGGAACGCGCACAAAAAGAGTAACACACGTGGAAACATgaacatgtatatacataagtGAACAAAAAGcagtttcccctttttttagaaaaaataaatcatcaCACGTGTTTACTGGCATTTTGGTATCTTTATAACGCAGCAGTAGGTATCGCACAGattgtacatatgtgtaatgtatataaatatatatatgtgtatacatacaCGTGATGACATGCAAtgttgcgcttttttttttttttttttttttttttttcttttcctcccgTTTGGAAAATAGCTGTCCCTTTCACAAACTTCCGCCATTCAATTGCCACACCACTTTTATGTTTGTGTAACGTGAAGTTATAAAATGACTTTGTTGTTTTGGTACATAATTAAAAGAGTAAGTTTTAATTATGTGCATGTAGGTTTCCATGTTTCTTTTTAGACTTTGCTAACATTTTCCCGCCCACTGCGTTGTCCGCTTCGTCGCCCATTGTGTCCACCGCGTCCAAtacgccgctccccccccccccccccccgcgcgacACACTCCCTTTTCAATCGCGCTAACAGTTTTAAAGAGGGGTGTACACTCAAGCAAACGCAGTCACAGTTTCAGTGTGCGCAAGAACAACGTATTCGTGTAAACGCATGCCTTCGCGTGCCCGCCTAAatgtatacacatgtacTCACCCgcgtgtatatatgtgcatactAAGTACGTACTTCCCTGTTGTCATtgttagtaaaaataaattttgcactttttaaattttcaaattatttccGCTGCGCTGCGCTGCgacgttattttttttttccgcgcgcATCCCCCCGCCATTGCTGCGCTGCTTCTACGTCAGTTCGCTGCACTTCGCTTCACCTCGCTTCATCCCGCTgaatttcactttttttttttttttgtttctcaGTTCACAGCGGTTATATCTGTGCATACACAATAAGTTTGCGCGCATGATAAACGCCTTTTATTTGTGAAATTAAAGGATGTACATAGCATCAGGTTTATGAGTGcgaattttttcgtttccacGTTTTATGCCGCTGCTTCGCCATTCCGCTTATACACAcatgttatatatacatatgtatatatgtacatatatatatgtttttttttttttttttttttttttgtggcacATTTGAACGATTTGACAATTGAAGTTATCCGTGCGGTGAAACGGCAGTCTGTGGGTTAGGAAGGAAACACTCAAGAAAGGGGGGCAAGACAAAGCAAAGCGAACGGTGAGGCGGCAGCAGTCGTATCTATCGGTTGAATGCACACGCGCGCGCAAGTGTAGACACAAGTGCAGGCACAATCGTAATCGTAATCGTAATCATAAGCGTAAGTGTACGTATACGTATACGCATACGTGCACGTGAGCTGAACGCACCGGTGTGGAGAATCTCCCTGGCACCAGCAACCCCGTCCAGTTACACACAAGCTCAGTCAAGATGTGGTTCACCACCAGACAAGACGGCCTCGATGACAACTGCCACACCAATAGAGGACCATGTTTCCAGATAAGTGGGTTTTTCGGGACGACCCTGCGAATCGGGTTTTTCTTGGAGTTCATCGCCTTGACCTTCCTCTTCATGGCCTACTGGTCGAGCGGGGGAAAGGGACTATTCAGCTATGACCTAAAGAACATGAAGGATGAATATCGCCTCGACCAGACGTTTAGAAACTCGATAACGCTGTGGTCGGGGGTCTACTTGATAGGGGCCATATTTATCATGTCCTTTCAGGTCCTTCTCGCGGATGATACTTGGTGAGAGGAGAGAGGTGTGAGAGGTGAAAGGGGCGAAAGGGGCGAAAGCGAAGAGCGCGTGGCGGAGCGGGACTGGGGGCACGAGCGGTAGTACCGTAAGGCTTACCACCTACGCGCAGTGCTGGGCAGAGGAGAAGCTCGCAATGAATTCACCGCCAATTCAGCTGCGCCTGTTTGCCTCAAAAATGGCAGCAAAATGAACTGCTCACAAGGATGCCACCATAAGAGGGCTGATAAAAATGGCCTAATCGTCTCCCAAAAGAGAGCAATTTGTGGTTGCCAGTCCGCTCTTCCGTGTCCTCTCTTCCGCGTCCACTCTCCCCCATCCAGTCTACCCCGCCTAGTGTACCCCTTCCACCTCTCCCATCACAACAAATTGGATATACCTGCGCAATGGTTTTTCCAACCCCGGTTCATTGCGTCCCcctttcttctccccccatttttctcttcagcTGGGCAAGAGGCTACCGAGCCGGGTCGAAGATTTTGCGATTGGCCTCCTTTTTAGACACCATAAGTGCAACCCtgcagtttattttttatttgtatatttccAAATTTTACACAAGAAAATGGTATGTGCATTTCAATGAGGGAGGAAGTGAATGggtcttttttatttttgtgagACTGGTCCATGCGTTTTCTTGTTTGCTATATGGTCTCGCCGCGTACTTACTGGAGGTGTACCACGATGAGGGAGCCGGAGACTTGCACGCGTACATAAACGGTGTGATGTTTGCCTTTGCTGGGTTGACAGGTAACTGGAGGGGtgttttttgcccttttgaGTGTGGCGGCAAGTGCGTCCGGTTGTAGTTTGGCAAGCGACTACCCTTTATGCTTCCCCTCATTTGGCACGACCACCCTTTATGCCTCCGCCTCCcctacttcccccccttcgcagaAATCTTCGTAATATTCTGCAACTCGGGTTGCTACTCGAACTTCCTGCTGTGGCTGGCCCTGGGAGCCGTGTCCCTGTGGTCGTACTACTTCGAGCCGGAGGTGAACCACGTGTCCCCCGCCCTACACGAAACGGAGCTAACGAATGACGTGGAACAGCAAGTCGAGAAGTTCTCTCGATACACCCCCTACCCCCAGGAGCAGAACCAAAATGCCTACTACCCCGCGTAGCCCTTTGTCTGCATGCGTCAattgtttaaattttgtttttttttaaatatctgTATGTAAGTGCGTCCACGTTAGAAGTTGCCGTTAGAAGTTGCTCATTAGAGGTTGCTCATTTGAGGCTGCACATTAGAGGCTGCTCATTAGAGGCTGCTTGTTAGAAGTTGCACATTAGAGGTGGCTTGCCGGTGGGCCGAGCGCTGACGGCCCCATATGCTAAGCGCCAAGCGGCAAAGcctaaaatgtattaaacCCAAACGAAAACAAGCAAACAAGCAAACAAGCAAAGAACACAACGACAAAGTTAATACATTTGCACGCGAGTAATTCCGCATAGCCTCCAATGCCaccatttaatttattttttcatcaataactctttatttgttaatatgtGCTCGCACgtatacatgcacatatggTCATTTTCAAGACGAGCAAGTGGGAAAatccccctcctccccccagAGGAAAACACACGGTGTCTACTCTATACATTCttacataaatttaaatgcCTAACGTTTGGAAGTAGCTCAGCCCATCTCAACGCAATGTTGGACGTTgctaaagggggggaagggtaaaaaaagttTCTACCCCCTTAAAGGtggctttttaaaaaggggcctGTATTCACAGGTGTAGAAGGTATAACTTCTGGtggttggaaaaaaatgcgttcacaaatttgcaaaatgagcTGATAAGGAGTATCTCCCTAGGGTGACGGCGTGGTGAATGGctccaaggggggaagcactccTTCCCACTTCGATCCTCGTGACTGCTCACTTCTGCAGCTCACTCATCTCGACATTCGTTTTTCCATTCTTCTCCTCATACACATAAACAACGATGGAGCTTTTCGCCACGGCCATTAATATGAAGCTTGGCGTGGGTTGAGAAAGCCATGGCTGAAAAGCTCCAGTTGCTGACCCGgggttaataaaatatttccctTCATACCGCACAATCGAATTTTTATGTGTGTGCCCTGAAATGACAATGTCGCTGTCGTGTTTCTTTTGCCACTGTAAAAGTGCATTCGTATCCCCCCAAGGAATAATTTGGTGGCCATGGATTAGCGACATTTTAAAATCCCCAATGGTGAGAGAGATATCTTCAGGGAAATCGTATTCATCGTCCATGTCTCCTTTGGTTATATGAACAGAGTcagcaatattttttaggaGCTCGAGATTTTCGCGGCAGCCCACATTGCCTGTACATAATACgtgctttattttgtccGTTTTGAGGAGATCCTTGAAGCAGTCGGGGAGTCCTAAGTTCCTCATGGGGGAGTGGAAGTCCCCGATAAGCAAGACGAGTTCGCCTATGTCTTCCAGCTTCCCGCTCATGTTGGCGCGGGGGTGTATAAGTATGTTTGGGTGTGGTTGCAGTTCCGTGGGGGGAGGCTACCTCTGCGCACGCAGGGGCAGGCACGGGGGGGTCCTCCGCTTGGAATGACCAGTGATGGACATGACAAGGAAAACTTACGGAAAAGCGACCGCGTGGTAATGTAATCACGTGGGAAGGCGAATTCTTCTGCTTTATGAAGGAACGCCGCTCAGGTGAGCTCTACTAGGAACTGACCCCTCATGCGTGTGCGGGACCCCAATTTGGGTACATTCTCAAAATGTTACTTTGGCCTGCACAGGTTCTATaaaaggggagcggcagaaATGAGGGGGCTATGACTGACATGCGCGCATGGGTGTCCTCATGCATGTTCATACATTTGTATGTATTCCCCCCCGCTCTACTTTGATAAGCCAATCGTTTAAGGGGGACACGCAAAAGGTACCGCAGTTTCCCGCTTGACCCCGTAGCCTGCGAAAAATGTaccaaggggggaggggggtaaGAACCTTTGGCACTTCCTCACTACATGGTTAGCTGGAGTAGAATTTTAAAACCATTCGGGTCAtttggcacattttttgTTGGGAAGAAAATGGATCAGCAACGTTTGTGTGatcaccaaaaggggggtagTGGCTagtcaaaattaaaaaaaaaaaaaacaaattcgcGAAGGATGCTTaacaatttaacaaaaaaaaaaaaaaaaaaaaaagaaaagaaaggaatGCTCAAAGCTGTGATGTGAGAAGCACCTCTTTGGGGGGCACATTTAAATACACACAAGGGGGagtgataaaaaattggcttcacattttttgccattGTAAGTATATGCAGATGGCAGTGAAACCGCTTGACCTGCACATACGCATGGAGGAGTTGCCCGGCGAGCTGCTGGCAAACCTGTGCACGTAGCGGAACGAATAGAGTGAATCGATATATACCCACTTCCCCGCTTCTACCACCGCAGGGGATATCAAAACGGAGCGCAGAGTGATGGCCGCTTCACAACACAAGCTGCTCAACGGGCGCCTTCACAACACAAGCTGCTCCACGGGCGCCTTCACAACACAAGCTGCTCCACGGGCGCCTTCACCAACTGCacatcaattttgttacCGCTGGAGAGGGAAACGTAAATGGAATCGTTCGGTTCGCACAAATTCGAAATTAAGAAGGAAGCAATGGGATCCTCAATATACCTATAGAGGGCCCTTCTAATGGATCTGGCACCAAAATTCATgtcataaatattattttcgtCACTACAAATGTATTTAATAACATCTGGTTCGATTATCAAATTGaggttttttctttttttaattctttttttcaaatcgtCAATcatattttggaaaatattaataacatCTCTTTTGAGGAATTGcctgaaaataattttctcgTCTATCCTGTTGAGAAATTCTGGAAgaaatttcttcttcagttCTTCTTCTATTTCTGGCTGTAGCTCTTCGTACCATTTGTTGGTTCGAagtttttcctcaaaaaggTCGTAGCTGTTTGGTTGTTGGGTGGGGGATTTCTCCACGGGGTGGTCATCTTTGCGGTTTGTTTGGAGGTCACCCCCACTGTTGCTGCTTAACCCGGTTGGGTCTTCCTCCACTGAGTTAGCTACACTGTTAACCCCTTCAGGGAGGAGCGAACCATCTGCCTCTCCCCTGTTTGGCCTCTTACTGAGGTAGTATTTAAAGCCCATATTTGAGTAGTTCCTATTGTACAGCTTGAAATAATCTGTGACGATGTCAGAGCCTACGTTGGTCGTCATGAAGATGAAGGTGTTTTTAAAGGACACTTTATTTCCCTTCGAATCTGTTAGCATTCCATTGTCTAGTATTTGCAAGAGAACATGTAAAACTTCACCGTGTgccttttcaatttcatCAAAAAGGATGATGGAAAAgggttttttctttacactTTCGGTTAGTTCCCCTCCTTCCTTGTAACCTACATATCCTGGGTAGCTACCGAACAGCTTGCTAACTGAGTGTTTATCTATGTACTCACTCATGTTGATTACGATTAGGTTGTCCTCATTAAATAGATACTTCGAAATGACTTGGGCGCATAGAGTCTTTCCAACCCCTGAGGACCCACACAGCAGCAAGGTGCCAATGGGCTTATTGGGGTCCTTAATATTCGTTATGGCTTTGAACAGATACCTGGATAGTATGTCTATCACCTTTTCTTGGCcgattataattttgtttagtttttccttcagctttataattttttcttcctcctttttgtttttctttatgtACGATATGGAGGCCTTTTTGCTGACGATGTTTTCGATCACGTCCGACGTGACGTACTTAATGTGCATGTTTTGGAGGTAGCTCCGCGCGTCGCCGCCGCTGTCCTGGTTGGCAATTCCGTCCTGGTCTGCACTCCCATGCTCGTCACCGCTCGGTTGGTCGGAACGCAGCTTACCGCCATTCGCCTGGCCGCCGTTCACCTGGCCGCCATTCTCCTGGCCGCTTTTCGCTTGACCACCGCGCTCAACGCGCTCACCCCACTCACTGCGCTCATGGTTCTCACCACGCAACCTCCTCCGCATGAACACCTCGTACCTGATCTTCTGGTACGCGCCGGCCTCGTCCAAAATGTCGATGGCCTTGTCGGGGAAATTGGCCGTGGGCAGGTAGTCCTCCGTGAGCATGACGATCGACTTGAGGGCCTCATTTGTGTAGTAAATATTGTGGTACTTTTCATAGCtgtatttaattttcttcaGCAGCAGGAGAGTCTCCTTTCCAGTGAACGGCTTCACAGGGACGCAGTTAAATCGTCTCCTCAGGGCTTTATCTGACTCTATATATTTGGTGTACTCTTGGAAAGTCGTGGTGCCGATACATTGCAAATTATCTGAGGAGAGGAAGGGCTTCAGCAAATTGGAAGCGTCTAACGATCCCTCCCCACTGCCTGCTCCAACAATCACATGAATTTCGtcaataaaaagaatatttttttttttcttattcatATTGCTTAACAggtgcttcattttttcttcaaattctcCTCTGTACTTTGTCCCAGCTACGATGTTGCCAACATTGAGTTGGTAGATTCTGCAGTTCCTCAAATGGTAGGGCACTTTATCTTTCAATATTAAATGAGACAAATGCTCGATGATGGCTGTTTTTCCAACCCCACTCTCTCCAATTAGTAATGggtttgatttttttctccttcctaatatttctattattctttttatttctttttttcttccgaaGAAATGTTCATCTCCTTTTTCGTACGCCGCTTGGACCATATCTGTTAGGCAGTCTTTCACATACGCGGAGTTAAAAAGTTTGCCGTTTGGTGGGAAGCTACTCTCCTCGTAGTTTTTGAATTCCCTCGTCTGGTGCAGGTAGTCACTGTTTAGGTTGTTCATCAGGTGGTGGTTGGGCGGTTCGTTGTTCAAGCGGTTGTTCAAGCTGCGCATTCGTTGATTGTCGTCCCTCTTTTCGGGCGTCCCACTTTGGGAGTCACCCCCTCCACGTTTCTCAGCAGAGTTAGCATTCAGGTCGCCATCCCGCTGGGCGTTACTACGGTGTGACGTGCCCGTGGGGGGGGTAGGGCAATTCCCCTCGTCGTAGCCAGTTAGCTCCCTCTTCAAATCGTTGACGCTTATGTTCAGCTCGCTGAGGTACCTCAAGAACTCGCAGTTCTGACTCTCCTGCGCCATGTTGATGAGGGCGATCAGAATGTCCGTCACGCTGACgaacattttcttcttcctcctcgctTCCAGCACCGCGTTGTGGAGCACCCGCTTGCAGTTTTGGGAAAACTTGATGTCCGCCTTGTCGTCCGCCCTTTCGTCTGCCTTTTCGTCGGGGGGGTCGCCCTGCAGGTCGCTGGGCAACTGGCGGGACAGCTCCTTTGACACATCGCTGGGTAATTCGCTGGGTAATTCGCTGGGCGACTCGCCTGGGGGCCCTCCCAAAACGCGCTTCGCCGCGTCGCGGATGAGGTTGCTGGCTGCCTCATCCCTTTCGTCTGCCCCCCCCACGGAGCTGTCAGCATCGCCGCCCTCCGTTGAAATGTCACTCTGCCCCTCCTCCAGGTTTTTCAGTTGATTTATTTTGTCCTCTATATCTTGGATGTGTTTGTTGATGAAGGTGCTCATCAGTTGGTTCTCTCCGTTTGGGTCGTTCGCTGGATACGCTCCCCCTTCTACAACTTCTCTGCTGTTGTCTGGGGGGTGATGCTGATCTGTTGGCATCCCCAACTGTCGAGGTACCTCCCCTGGGGAGGCATTTGGTTCGTCTCGGTTGGTCCCAAAGTTTGTCTCCCCCCCAGTTTTATTCATTTCGTTATTTAACTTGTCCAGAAAGGTCGTGAGGGAGatgttgcaaaaatttaaaatgtgttttacCAAATTGGAGTCGATTCTGATGATGGCAATTAGGAGATGCTTTAGAAggatttccttttcgttgtGATTTTTGGCCACTTCTCTGGCCATGATGAGGGCCCTTATGCATTTTTCATCATATTCGTCAAATAGGGAGACGCGTAATTTGTTGTTTCTTGGCTTGATTTTCCTGCAGGTCCTTCGCAGATTCCACGTGTTGCATTTGTTCAGCTGGAGGGTGCTGTTTAGGAAGTTGGGCTGGGTTCTTGTATGTATGGTTACCACAAGGTTGAGCGAGAGCATGGCGAGCAGGAGGTAAAGCGCGTTCATTTCCTGTTTGGTTGCACAATTAGAAGGAGCGTTGCACAATTGGAAGGAGAGTTGCACAATTAGGGGAGGAGTTGCACAATTAGGGGAGGAGTTGCACAATTGGAAGGGGAGTTGTGCACGTGGGGGTGCTTCTCACCTTGGGCCCCCACTCGCCTGCTTAGCAATTCCACGTGCCCGGCTTTGCCCGAATCACTTCCGATGCTCAGTTGGGGCCCAACATTCCCGTATACGTGGCGGAAGTTCGCTCTTCGTGGTCAGCAATCCTGCAGCGCACACCTTCAGCAGGTGAGTAAGCCCCCAAAATTGGAGATGCGAGAA carries:
- a CDS encoding Fe-S-cluster redox enzyme, putative (encoded by transcript PVX_086085A), whose protein sequence is MEKSRRYASLLKMVERNGFEKYRLQQILDNMYKAKITSVSQMKNVPTNIRREMKKIFSENLLSIKPLKEYKFDRAYKVLFECKDKEKIEATSLDFGSHKSLCISSQIGCSFACKFCATGQIGIKRQLELDEITDQLLYFQSKNEHVRNVSFMGMGEPLANPHVFESIHFFNHVNLFALSSRRINISTVGLLPGIKKLNDLFPQVNLSFSLHSPFSEERDQLVPINKLFPFHEVLDLLDSRITRTGRRVWISYILLKDVNDSKDHAEALCSHICQRPRAVRYLYNVCLIPYNKAKNVDENFHRVDEEDKILQFEHGISFFYSSLLFFIYFICLFCPTF
- a CDS encoding hypothetical protein, conserved (encoded by transcript PVX_086090A), translating into MWFTTRQDGLDDNCHTNRGPCFQISGFFGTTLRIGFFLEFIALTFLFMAYWSSGGKGLFSYDLKNMKDEYRLDQTFRNSITLWSGVYLIGAIFIMSFQVLLADDTCWARGYRAGSKILRLASFLDTISATLQFIFYLYISKFYTRKWYVHFNEGGSEWVFFIFVRLVHAFSCLLYGLAAYLLEVYHDEGAGDLHAYINGVMFAFAGLTEIFVIFCNSGCYSNFLLWLALGAVSLWSYYFEPEVNHVSPALHETELTNDVEQQVEKFSRYTPYPQEQNQNAYYPA
- a CDS encoding vacuolar protein sorting 29, putative (encoded by transcript PVX_086095A), which produces MRNLGLPDCFKDLLKTDKIKHVLCTGNVGCRENLELLKNIADSVHITKGDMDDEYDFPEDISLTIGDFKMSLIHGHQIIPWGDTNALLQWQKKHDSDIVISGHTHKNSIVRYEGKYFINPGSATGAFQPWLSQPTPSFILMAVAKSSIVVYVYEEKNGKTNVEMSELQK
- a CDS encoding ATP-dependent Clp protease, putative (encoded by transcript PVX_086100A; Apicoplast targeted protein. Curated by Stuart Ralph, Walter and Eliza Hall Institute of Medical Research, Australia.), which translates into the protein MNALYLLLAMLSLNLVVTIHTRTQPNFLNSTLQLNKCNTWNLRRTCRKIKPRNNKLRVSLFDEYDEKCIRALIMAREVAKNHNEKEILLKHLLIAIIRIDSNLVKHILNFCNISLTTFLDKLNNEMNKTGGETNFGTNRDEPNASPGEVPRQLGMPTDQHHPPDNSREVVEGGAYPANDPNGENQLMSTFINKHIQDIEDKINQLKNLEEGQSDISTEGGDADSSVGGADERDEAASNLIRDAAKRVLGGPPGESPSELPSELPSDVSKELSRQLPSDLQGDPPDEKADERADDKADIKFSQNCKRVLHNAVLEARRKKKMFVSVTDILIALINMAQESQNCEFLRYLSELNISVNDLKRELTGYDEGNCPTPPTGTSHRSNAQRDGDLNANSAEKRGGGDSQSGTPEKRDDNQRMRSLNNRLNNEPPNHHLMNNLNSDYLHQTREFKNYEESSFPPNGKLFNSAYVKDCLTDMVQAAYEKGDEHFFGRKKEIKRIIEILGRRKKSNPLLIGESGVGKTAIIEHLSHLILKDKVPYHLRNCRIYQLNVGNIVAGTKYRGEFEEKMKHLLSNMNKKKKNILFIDEIHVIVGAGSGEGSLDASNLLKPFLSSDNLQCIGTTTFQEYTKYIESDKALRRRFNCVPVKPFTGKETLLLLKKIKYSYEKYHNIYYTNEALKSIVMLTEDYLPTANFPDKAIDILDEAGAYQKIRYEVFMRRRLRGENHERSEWGERVERGGQAKSGQENGGQVNGGQANGGKLRSDQPSGDEHGSADQDGIANQDSGGDARSYLQNMHIKYVTSDVIENIVSKKASISYIKKNKKEEEKIIKLKEKLNKIIIGQEKVIDILSRYLFKAITNIKDPNKPIGTLLLCGSSGVGKTLCAQVISKYLFNEDNLIVINMSEYIDKHSVSKLFGSYPGYVGYKEGGELTESVKKKPFSIILFDEIEKAHGEVLHVLLQILDNGMLTDSKGNKVSFKNTFIFMTTNVGSDIVTDYFKLYNRNYSNMGFKYYLSKRPNRGEADGSLLPEGVNSVANSVEEDPTGLSSNSGGDLQTNRKDDHPVEKSPTQQPNSYDLFEEKLRTNKWYEELQPEIEEELKKKFLPEFLNRIDEKIIFRQFLKRDVINIFQNMIDDLKKRIKKRKNLNLIIEPDVIKYICSDENNIYDMNFGARSIRRALYRYIEDPIASFLISNLCEPNDSIYVSLSSGNKIDVQLVKAPVEQLVL